Sequence from the Corallococcus sp. EGB genome:
TCGCGGCCTCTCGTTGCTCGACATCTTCGGGGGCGAGGAGCAGCTCCCCTTCCTCCGGGAGTTGATCTTCGCTCCGCTGGAGCCCTACCGCATCCGCGTCAACGCGCTGCGTGTGGCGGCGAGGTTCGGCCTGACGCTCTCCGGGCAGCAGTTCGTCCAGCTTTACGAAGGGCCCGTCCGTGAGGAGGCGCTGGCTCCGAGCCTGGACGAACTCTTCGACTACGCGAGGCTCGAATCCTTCGATGACGTCATGAAGGAGGCACTGCTCCGCCTGTCTCCCAGGGAGCGGAGTCGCCTCCTGTGTTCCCCTCGTCGTGTCCCACAGCCCCCAGCGCTGGACGCGTGGTTCTTCGAACACTGGTACCAGTCCGACCGTCACCTGCTGCTCGAGGAGTGCAACGTCACCGTGGCGTTCATCCAGCGTGGGCGCCCCGAGGCCTGGCGGCTGCTCTGTGAATGGAGCGAGGGGCTGAGCGATGCCCGGATGGAGCATCTGCTGGTGCGCCTGAAGGGCCGGAATCGCGAGGAGGTGGCACGGCTCGCGAACGGCTCCAAGTCCTTCCATGATTTTGCCGCGAGGCGACTCCTGCTCTCCCTCAATGCGCTTCTGGCACATTGGGGGGAGGAGGAGTTGCTGCGTCGTCTGGACCGTGTCGTGCAGGCGGAGAATGTCGCATGCACCGTGCCGCATCAGCTCGTGGCGCACCCCACGTTCTTCGCTCGTGCCGTGGAGCTGCTGGGAGAATGGGAGGTTGCCCGGCGCCGCGTGTTGTACCGGCGCATCTGTGACTTCGACATGGCGGCGGGCGTCCGGCTCCATTTGTACGAGCAGCTTCGAGAGAAAGATCCCGCCGCCGCCGCGCGTTGGGGGCTCGCCGCGTGGCGCCACCCCGGCAATGCGGACCTCCTGCGTCAAATCCTCGAGGGCGTCATCGCCCGCGCTCCAGTGACCGAGGACCGTCCCGTGCTCCTGGCGGCGCTCCGCGAGCCGGATGAGGCGGTGCAGCTTCCGGCGCTGTCCGCGCTGCTCTCGCTCGGCGAAAGCGGACCCGGATGGATGGATCGACTCCATTCCCTGTCGCACGCCGAGAGTCCCCGTGTCCGCGTCCTCGCGCTCGCAGGGCTCGTTCAGCAAGGTCAACGGGAAGGGCTGGAGTCACTTCGGCGGATGGCCATTGCCGAGCCCGATAAGCGTGTTCGGAGTGCGGCCCTTGGGTGGCTCGGCGTGTTGGATTCCGAGGACAGCCGACCCTTGTTCGTGAACGCGCTCGCCCAGGCCGACCGTGACGCGTTCAATGCGCTCTCCCGGAGAGGAGAGGACGAAGACCTCTCCCTCTTGCTGGAGGTGCGCCTGAATGGAAGCTTCTCCCAGGGCGTCGACAACCACTTCCGGCACCATCTGGCCCGTAGGGAAGGCAGGCCCGTGGCCGATGGGCCTCCGCGCGACACCTCCGATGGCTGGTGCGAGGCGTGCCTGATGTACGAGTAGGAGGGAGGAGGGCTTCAAGGCCCTCCCTCCCCTGGCTCACCCGCTACTGCGGAGTGGCGACGGCGCTGTAGACGCCGGGGTTCTGCCCCTGGCCGATGATGTAGACGGCCCGCCCGTCATCCGGGCCCGCGAAGAGCACGGGCACCTGCACGCCCTGGTCGAGCGTCTTCCGAGCCCCCGACTTCACGTCGTACACGGCCACGTCGTAGGTGTCCGAGTCCATGCGCGCGTACGTCGCGAGCATTCGCGAGCCATCCTCGGAGAACTTGTAGCTGAAGATGCCCTGCAGCCACGTCTTCGCCTCGGCCTGCTTCTCGTTCAGCTCCACGGCCTTGAAGTCGCACGCGCGGCCGTTGCGGATGCAGTTGGTGCGGAACACCACCGCGCTGTTGTTCGGCGTGAAGCCGTAGCCGAACACCCCCGGCTGCACCTTCTCCGCCTTCTCCTGGCCCAGCGCGTACAGCATCAGGTCCACGGAGAACACCGGCTTCAGGAAGCGCGACAGGAACGCCACGTAGCGGCTGTCCGAGCCCCAGACGAAGTTGGGCACCCGGTCCCCCACCCGCTTCGGCGCGCCGTCCG
This genomic interval carries:
- a CDS encoding HEAT repeat domain-containing protein is translated as MWSSRESIAAQLVALLKEAPQESVDLRFRGLSLLDIFGGEEQLPFLRELIFAPLEPYRIRVNALRVAARFGLTLSGQQFVQLYEGPVREEALAPSLDELFDYARLESFDDVMKEALLRLSPRERSRLLCSPRRVPQPPALDAWFFEHWYQSDRHLLLEECNVTVAFIQRGRPEAWRLLCEWSEGLSDARMEHLLVRLKGRNREEVARLANGSKSFHDFAARRLLLSLNALLAHWGEEELLRRLDRVVQAENVACTVPHQLVAHPTFFARAVELLGEWEVARRRVLYRRICDFDMAAGVRLHLYEQLREKDPAAAARWGLAAWRHPGNADLLRQILEGVIARAPVTEDRPVLLAALREPDEAVQLPALSALLSLGESGPGWMDRLHSLSHAESPRVRVLALAGLVQQGQREGLESLRRMAIAEPDKRVRSAALGWLGVLDSEDSRPLFVNALAQADRDAFNALSRRGEDEDLSLLLEVRLNGSFSQGVDNHFRHHLARREGRPVADGPPRDTSDGWCEACLMYE